The following proteins come from a genomic window of Blastococcus sp. HT6-30:
- a CDS encoding sulfotransferase, whose product MSSPSVDGVPAPAVPAGERPRVLYLGGLGRSGSTVLERVLGELPGVCSVGEVVHLWQRGVLDDETCGCGEPFSRCPFWTEVGAVAFGGWEPALAARMVALRAEVDRSRHIPQLVLRARLRRGDPRLAEYVATYRTLYRAISQVSGGAVVIDSSKHSSLAFCLRTAPDLDLRVVHVVRDPRGVAYSWTKEVRRPEAGGEALMTRYSPTRSSVLWVGHNVLFALLRRLGTPTRRLRYEDFVARPATAVEDLAVFAGLPAGSGARVVDGHSVVLSPAHTVAGNPMRFRTGPLALRRDDAWRRELPAGDQRLVSALTLPLLAVYGYLRRAAR is encoded by the coding sequence GTGAGTTCTCCGAGCGTCGACGGCGTCCCGGCGCCCGCGGTCCCCGCCGGGGAGCGTCCCCGGGTCCTCTACCTGGGCGGCCTCGGCCGCAGCGGGAGCACGGTGCTCGAACGGGTGCTCGGCGAGCTCCCGGGGGTGTGCTCGGTGGGCGAGGTGGTCCACCTGTGGCAGCGCGGCGTCCTCGACGACGAGACGTGCGGCTGCGGCGAGCCCTTCAGCCGCTGCCCGTTCTGGACCGAGGTGGGCGCGGTCGCGTTCGGCGGCTGGGAACCCGCGCTGGCCGCTCGCATGGTGGCGCTGCGCGCCGAGGTGGACCGCTCGCGTCACATCCCGCAGCTGGTGCTCCGCGCCCGCCTGCGCCGGGGTGACCCGCGGCTGGCCGAGTACGTGGCCACGTACCGGACGCTCTACCGGGCGATCAGCCAGGTCTCGGGCGGGGCCGTCGTCATCGACTCGAGCAAGCACTCCTCGCTCGCCTTCTGCCTGCGCACCGCGCCCGACCTCGACCTGCGCGTGGTGCACGTCGTCCGCGACCCCCGCGGCGTCGCCTACTCCTGGACCAAGGAGGTGCGGCGTCCGGAGGCGGGGGGCGAGGCACTCATGACCCGCTACTCCCCCACCCGGTCGTCGGTCCTGTGGGTCGGGCACAACGTGCTGTTCGCGCTCCTGCGCCGCCTCGGGACCCCGACCCGCCGGCTCCGCTACGAGGACTTCGTGGCGCGGCCGGCGACCGCCGTGGAGGACCTCGCCGTCTTCGCGGGGCTCCCCGCCGGCTCGGGAGCGCGCGTCGTGGACGGGCACTCGGTCGTCCTCTCCCCGGCGCACACCGTGGCCGGGAACCCGATGCGCTTCCGCACCGGCCCGCTCGCGCTGCGCCGGGACGACGCCTGGCGCCGGGAGCTACCGGCCGGCGACCAGCGGCTGGTCAGCGCGCTGACCCTGCCGCTCCTGGCGGTCTACGGCTACCTCCGCCGGGCCGCGCGGTGA
- the pth gene encoding aminoacyl-tRNA hydrolase: protein MVGLGNPGPAYAGNRHNVGAMVLGELARRAGIRLTAGKGARARALAGEGRLAGRRVVLGQPLTYMNESGGPVRGLLDYHKLSPEQLVVVHDELDIPFGAVRLKRGGGEGGHNGLRSITRSTGTKDYLRVRVGIGRPPGRQDPADFVLKDFSGAERKELDLLLVDAADAAEALLAAGLEAAQNQVHPRS, encoded by the coding sequence GTGGTCGGGCTGGGCAATCCCGGCCCCGCCTACGCCGGGAACCGGCACAACGTCGGTGCGATGGTCCTGGGAGAGCTCGCCCGGCGCGCCGGGATCCGGCTCACCGCGGGCAAGGGCGCCCGTGCCCGGGCGCTGGCCGGGGAGGGGCGGCTGGCCGGGCGACGGGTCGTGCTCGGCCAGCCGCTGACGTACATGAACGAGTCCGGCGGCCCGGTCCGCGGCCTGCTCGACTACCACAAGCTGTCGCCCGAGCAGCTCGTCGTCGTCCACGACGAGCTGGACATCCCCTTCGGCGCGGTCCGGCTCAAGCGCGGTGGCGGGGAGGGTGGCCACAACGGCCTGCGGTCGATCACCCGCTCGACCGGGACCAAGGACTACCTGCGCGTCCGGGTCGGCATCGGCCGCCCGCCCGGCCGGCAGGACCCCGCCGACTTCGTCCTCAAGGACTTCTCGGGCGCCGAGCGCAAGGAGCTCGACCTCCTGCTGGTCGACGCCGCCGACGCCGCCGAGGCCCTCCTCGCCGCCGGTCTCGAGGCCGCGCAGAACCAGGTGCATCCCCGCAGCTGA
- a CDS encoding sulfotransferase: MTTPIDSPLLVTGLPRSGTSWVGKMLEASGEVVYVNEPMNPQHPPGHSPGVLDARVTRQFQYVSTDDDAEWRRAFALTLGLRYQFRAEVRQNRAAYDLARMAKYGTAFTLGRLRSRRAMLDDPFAVFSTGWLAREMGCRAVVLVRDPVSFVGSWKSLGWTMHFHELLEQPALVRDHLGPYVERMQRAVGSDDWLARICLLWEATYDVVDRAFRPLPGVHVVSYESLVREPLDGFADLYGRFGLTWSAQAEGRVREATTERPGAEQGSHRWSLTGGLSRTAYRPMGSATALSTFRSRLTPDEAERVRELTAEVAARVLPRAATEV; this comes from the coding sequence ATGACCACCCCGATCGACTCGCCCTTGCTCGTCACCGGCCTGCCCCGCAGCGGAACGAGCTGGGTCGGCAAGATGCTGGAGGCCTCCGGCGAGGTCGTCTACGTCAACGAGCCGATGAACCCGCAGCACCCGCCGGGCCACTCGCCGGGCGTGCTCGACGCCCGGGTGACCCGGCAGTTCCAGTACGTCAGCACCGACGACGACGCCGAGTGGCGCCGGGCGTTCGCGCTCACCCTGGGCCTGCGCTACCAGTTCCGCGCCGAGGTGCGGCAGAACCGCGCGGCCTACGACCTGGCGCGGATGGCCAAGTACGGCACGGCGTTCACGCTCGGTCGGCTGCGGTCGCGGCGGGCGATGCTCGACGACCCGTTCGCGGTGTTCTCCACCGGCTGGCTGGCCCGGGAGATGGGCTGCCGGGCGGTGGTGCTGGTGCGCGACCCGGTGTCCTTCGTCGGGAGCTGGAAGAGCCTGGGCTGGACGATGCACTTCCACGAGCTGCTCGAGCAGCCGGCACTGGTGCGCGACCACCTCGGCCCCTACGTCGAGCGGATGCAGCGCGCCGTCGGCTCCGACGACTGGCTGGCGCGCATCTGCCTGCTGTGGGAGGCGACCTACGACGTCGTCGACCGGGCGTTCCGGCCGCTGCCCGGGGTGCACGTGGTGTCCTACGAATCCCTCGTGCGAGAGCCCCTGGACGGGTTCGCCGACCTCTACGGGAGGTTCGGGCTGACCTGGTCGGCGCAAGCCGAGGGCCGGGTGCGCGAGGCCACCACCGAACGCCCGGGAGCCGAGCAGGGCTCGCACCGGTGGTCGCTCACGGGCGGGCTCTCCCGGACGGCGTACCGGCCGATGGGCTCGGCGACCGCGCTGTCCACCTTCCGGTCCCGGTTGACCCCCGACGAGGCGGAGCGGGTCCGCGAGCTGACCGCGGAGGTCGCGGCCCGGGTCCTCCCCCGCGCGGCCACGGAGGTCTGA
- a CDS encoding sulfotransferase domain-containing protein: MMQRLRRSAAAKRLAQTATTSFGRVTSGARMTPGFLIVGGQRCGTTSMYRTLSQHPAVLKAVLHKGVHYFDTSYGKGMGWYRSHFPLEATATRVERRTGTRPLTFESSPYYMFHPLAAERIDRDLPEVKVIVLLRDPVERAYSAHAHELARGFETEDFETALALEEERLAGEAERLAADPAYRSHGHQHHGYLQRGRYIEHLERLEAVFGRDRMHVVDSHAFFTDPEPVHDAVLRFLGLPHTGYPVFERHNARPRSPMPEELRARLEEHFAPYDERLAAWLGHSLSWRAQGVPLA; the protein is encoded by the coding sequence ATGATGCAGCGACTGCGGCGCTCGGCCGCCGCCAAGCGCCTGGCGCAGACCGCCACCACCTCGTTCGGACGGGTGACCAGCGGGGCCCGCATGACCCCGGGCTTCCTGATCGTCGGGGGGCAGCGGTGCGGGACGACGTCGATGTACCGCACCCTCAGCCAGCACCCCGCCGTGCTCAAGGCCGTGCTGCACAAGGGCGTGCACTACTTCGACACCAGCTACGGCAAGGGCATGGGCTGGTACCGCAGCCACTTCCCCCTGGAGGCCACCGCCACCCGGGTCGAGCGGCGCACCGGCACCCGTCCGCTGACCTTCGAGTCCAGCCCGTACTACATGTTCCACCCGCTGGCCGCCGAGCGGATCGACCGCGACCTGCCCGAGGTCAAGGTCATCGTCCTCCTGCGCGACCCGGTGGAGCGGGCGTACTCCGCCCACGCCCACGAGCTCGCCCGCGGTTTCGAGACCGAGGACTTCGAGACCGCGCTGGCGCTGGAGGAGGAGCGGCTGGCCGGAGAGGCCGAGCGGCTCGCCGCCGACCCGGCCTACCGCAGCCACGGCCACCAGCACCACGGCTACCTGCAGCGCGGCCGCTACATCGAGCACCTCGAGCGGCTGGAGGCGGTCTTCGGCCGGGACCGCATGCACGTCGTGGACAGCCACGCCTTCTTCACCGACCCCGAGCCGGTCCACGACGCGGTGCTGCGCTTCCTCGGCCTGCCGCACACCGGCTACCCGGTGTTCGAGCGGCACAACGCCCGACCCCGCTCACCGATGCCCGAGGAGCTGCGGGCCCGGCTGGAGGAGCACTTCGCCCCGTACGACGAGCGGCTCGCGGCCTGGCTGGGGCATTCCTTGAGCTGGCGGGCGCAGGGTGTCCCGCTCGCCTGA
- a CDS encoding O-antigen ligase family protein: MTAPVPVRPRGPAAGAPAGRTSSAVWRPGWPLTALFVGYPLWWALGMGTLIVFVLVLPMAWELRRRRPVRVPPGFGLWVVFLLWVVASTVMLGIDPAGTLPGEATDRLISVGFNLAGYVAVAVAMLYLGNLTEDEYPRARAVRHLGGLFVVVVAGGLLGTFADQFAFTSPVEMLLPDSVAQNAFVQSLVHPTAAQLQQVLGYTAGRPAAPFGYTNTWGYALSLLLGWFAIGWLRRPGGRRLAGVLVLALAAVPVVHSLNRGVWIGLGLTVVFAVVWLTRNGSVGALLGLAASVVLVVVLVLTTPLTSTIQQRLDNPKSDGIRGFTVSKTLEVVEESPVLGFGSTRRALGSSNSIAVGRDEDCSNCGNPLLGSNGQLWLLLIAQGVVGAALYLGFFVRVLWAYRRDRSPLAAAAFLSIGLPFVYMFLYNALVVPLLISFLSVALLWRNDQARRAADDGTVRPAGRAPALAAGSAR; this comes from the coding sequence GTGACCGCGCCGGTGCCGGTCCGCCCCCGCGGACCGGCGGCCGGCGCGCCGGCGGGGCGGACCTCGAGCGCCGTCTGGCGGCCGGGCTGGCCGCTGACCGCGCTGTTCGTCGGCTACCCGCTGTGGTGGGCGCTCGGCATGGGGACGCTGATCGTCTTCGTGCTGGTCCTGCCCATGGCCTGGGAGCTGCGGCGGCGCCGCCCGGTGCGGGTGCCCCCGGGCTTCGGGCTGTGGGTGGTCTTCCTGCTGTGGGTGGTCGCGAGCACGGTCATGCTCGGCATCGACCCGGCCGGCACGCTCCCGGGCGAGGCCACCGACCGGCTGATCTCCGTCGGGTTCAACCTGGCCGGGTACGTCGCGGTGGCCGTCGCCATGCTGTACCTGGGTAACCTGACCGAGGACGAGTACCCGCGGGCGCGGGCCGTACGGCACCTCGGGGGCCTGTTCGTCGTCGTGGTCGCCGGTGGGCTGCTGGGCACGTTCGCGGACCAGTTCGCGTTCACCTCGCCGGTCGAGATGCTGCTGCCCGACTCGGTCGCGCAGAACGCCTTCGTGCAGAGCCTCGTTCACCCCACCGCGGCCCAGCTGCAGCAGGTGCTCGGCTACACGGCCGGCCGCCCCGCCGCGCCGTTCGGCTACACCAACACCTGGGGCTACGCGCTGAGCCTGCTGCTGGGCTGGTTCGCCATCGGGTGGCTGCGCCGTCCCGGCGGCCGCCGGCTGGCCGGCGTGCTGGTGCTCGCCCTGGCTGCCGTCCCGGTCGTGCACTCGCTGAACCGCGGCGTGTGGATCGGCCTGGGCCTCACCGTCGTCTTCGCCGTCGTCTGGCTGACCCGCAACGGGAGCGTCGGTGCCCTGCTCGGGCTCGCGGCGTCGGTCGTGCTGGTCGTCGTGCTGGTGCTGACGACCCCGCTGACGTCGACGATCCAGCAGCGCCTGGACAACCCCAAGAGCGACGGGATCCGCGGGTTCACCGTCTCGAAGACCCTCGAGGTCGTCGAGGAGTCCCCCGTGCTGGGCTTCGGCTCCACCCGTCGGGCGCTGGGCAGCAGCAACTCCATCGCCGTCGGCCGCGACGAGGACTGCTCCAACTGCGGCAACCCGCTGCTGGGCAGCAACGGGCAGCTGTGGCTGCTCCTCATCGCGCAGGGCGTCGTGGGTGCCGCGCTCTACCTCGGCTTCTTCGTCCGGGTGCTGTGGGCCTACCGCCGCGACCGCTCGCCGCTGGCGGCCGCCGCCTTCCTCTCGATCGGGCTGCCCTTCGTGTACATGTTCCTCTACAACGCGCTGGTGGTCCCTCTGCTGATCTCCTTCCTGTCGGTCGCCCTGCTGTGGCGCAACGACCAGGCCCGCCGCGCCGCGGACGACGGCACCGTGCGCCCGGCCGGCCGGGCGCCGGCCCTGGCCGCGGGGAGCGCGCGGTGA
- a CDS encoding glycosyltransferase family 2 protein yields MTPAGAPGAPTVGVVVPTHDRPQLLRETLATVLGQELGPDEAAGLDVVVVYDRAEPDRSLEGLSRSGRRVRVVTNERSPGLAGARNTGILALDTDWVAFCDDDDTWLPGKLRAQLARAREHPGAPLVTTAIRVAFEDQEVPRLAGADEVTFAQLTRSRMAMLHSSTLLLRRSALLGSLGLVDEAIPGSQNEDWDMLLRAASLAPIPHVDEPLVRVLWGRSSHFSRQWQTRVASLTWMLGRHPAIAADDTGAARVLGQLAFGHAALGQRRAAARWALRALRRRRSEPRAFLALAVAARLVSADTVMATLHRHGRGV; encoded by the coding sequence GTGACCCCGGCGGGCGCCCCCGGGGCACCGACCGTCGGCGTCGTCGTCCCCACGCACGACCGCCCGCAGCTGCTGCGGGAGACCCTGGCGACCGTGCTCGGCCAGGAGCTCGGCCCCGACGAGGCCGCCGGCCTCGACGTCGTGGTCGTCTACGACCGAGCCGAGCCGGACAGGTCGCTGGAGGGCCTCAGCCGGTCCGGCCGGCGGGTCCGCGTGGTGACCAACGAACGGAGCCCGGGGCTCGCCGGGGCCCGCAACACCGGCATCCTCGCCCTGGACACCGACTGGGTGGCCTTCTGCGACGACGACGACACCTGGCTGCCCGGGAAGCTCCGTGCGCAGCTGGCGCGGGCCCGGGAGCACCCCGGGGCGCCGCTGGTCACCACCGCGATCCGCGTGGCGTTCGAGGACCAGGAGGTTCCCCGTCTGGCCGGCGCCGACGAGGTGACGTTCGCGCAGCTGACGCGCAGCCGCATGGCGATGCTGCACAGCTCCACCCTGCTGCTGCGCCGCTCGGCGCTCCTGGGATCGCTGGGCCTGGTGGACGAAGCCATCCCCGGCAGCCAGAACGAGGACTGGGACATGCTGCTGCGAGCGGCATCCCTGGCGCCGATCCCGCACGTGGACGAGCCGCTGGTCCGGGTGCTGTGGGGCCGCAGCTCGCACTTCTCGCGCCAGTGGCAGACGCGGGTCGCGTCGCTGACCTGGATGCTCGGGCGGCACCCCGCGATCGCCGCCGACGACACCGGCGCCGCCCGCGTCCTCGGGCAGCTGGCCTTCGGCCACGCCGCCCTCGGCCAGCGCCGGGCGGCGGCCCGGTGGGCCCTCCGGGCGCTGCGCCGGCGCCGGTCGGAGCCGCGGGCCTTCCTCGCGCTCGCGGTGGCGGCCCGGCTGGTGTCCGCCGACACGGTGATGGCCACCCTGCACCGGCACGGCCGCGGAGTCTGA
- a CDS encoding sugar transferase, with protein MLLDRQQTSTGADIVPGSPGGWTAGARPRPRPLGRRSSPGWVRSYTVALVTAETLMAGLAGSAVLLTRAGEVTPGTPLLWAALALLVAWPGLLGATGAYCQRVYGTGSDEYRRVGRAGFLVLALASFLSYIAALDLSRVLVVVAIPALTVASLLGRYVARSRLRRLRAQGQCTKKVVVVGRGGAVLELVTRLQRERYAGLDVVAAAVTPADRARVADEAGVPVGGLDDVLALAAAHDADTIAVTSASETAAQYLRQLSWQLEGTGIELLVAPGLIEVAGPRLHIRPFEGLPLLSVEQPCFEGWRRVVKGGSDRVVAAIALLLLAPVIALIAVAVGLTSRGPALYRQERVGLGGKSFTMLKFRSMVVDADRQLDTLRGDNISDGLLFKLRADPRVTPVGRLLRRLSLDELPQLLNVLGGSMSLVGPRPPLPDEVARYDTSVSRRLLVKPGLTGLWQISGRSDLSWEESVRLDLRYVENWSLATDVLILAKTVRAVLSRSGAY; from the coding sequence ATGCTTCTGGACCGCCAGCAGACGAGTACGGGGGCGGACATCGTGCCGGGGTCGCCCGGTGGATGGACCGCCGGTGCCCGGCCACGTCCGCGGCCGCTGGGCCGGCGCTCCTCGCCCGGGTGGGTGCGGTCCTACACCGTCGCACTGGTCACCGCCGAGACGCTGATGGCGGGTCTGGCCGGCTCGGCGGTCCTGCTGACCCGCGCCGGGGAGGTCACCCCGGGCACACCGTTGCTGTGGGCGGCCCTGGCCCTGCTCGTCGCGTGGCCCGGCCTGCTGGGCGCGACCGGCGCCTACTGCCAGCGGGTGTACGGCACCGGCAGCGACGAGTACCGCCGGGTCGGTCGCGCCGGCTTCCTGGTCCTGGCCCTGGCCAGCTTCCTGTCCTACATCGCGGCCCTCGACCTCAGCCGCGTCCTCGTCGTCGTCGCCATCCCGGCTCTCACGGTCGCCAGCCTCCTCGGCCGGTACGTGGCGCGCAGCCGGCTGCGCCGCCTGCGCGCGCAGGGGCAGTGCACCAAGAAGGTCGTCGTCGTCGGTCGGGGAGGCGCCGTCCTCGAACTGGTCACCCGGCTGCAGCGGGAGCGCTACGCCGGTCTCGACGTCGTCGCCGCGGCGGTGACGCCGGCCGACCGCGCCCGCGTGGCCGACGAGGCCGGGGTGCCGGTCGGCGGCCTGGACGACGTCCTCGCGCTCGCAGCCGCCCACGACGCGGACACCATCGCCGTCACCTCCGCCAGCGAGACCGCCGCGCAGTACCTGCGCCAGCTCTCCTGGCAGCTCGAGGGCACCGGCATCGAGCTCCTGGTGGCCCCCGGCCTCATCGAGGTGGCCGGTCCCCGGCTGCACATCCGCCCGTTCGAGGGGCTGCCCCTGCTGTCGGTCGAGCAGCCCTGCTTCGAGGGCTGGCGCCGGGTGGTCAAGGGCGGGTCCGACCGGGTCGTCGCGGCGATCGCGCTGCTGCTGCTGGCCCCGGTCATCGCGCTGATCGCCGTCGCCGTCGGCCTCACCAGCCGCGGTCCGGCGCTGTACCGGCAGGAGCGCGTCGGCCTGGGCGGGAAGTCGTTCACGATGCTGAAGTTCCGCAGCATGGTGGTCGACGCCGACCGCCAGCTGGACACGCTGCGCGGCGACAACATCTCCGACGGCCTGCTGTTCAAGTTGCGCGCCGACCCGCGCGTCACGCCGGTGGGCCGCCTGCTGCGCCGGCTGTCGCTGGACGAGCTGCCCCAGCTGCTCAACGTGCTCGGCGGCTCCATGTCGCTGGTCGGCCCCCGGCCCCCCCTGCCCGACGAGGTGGCGCGCTACGACACCTCGGTCAGCCGGCGGCTGCTGGTCAAGCCCGGCCTGACCGGGCTGTGGCAGATCTCCGGGCGCAGCGACCTGTCGTGGGAGGAGTCCGTGCGCCTGGACCTGCGCTACGTCGAGAACTGGTCACTGGCGACCGACGTGCTGATCCTGGCCAAGACCGTGCGCGCCGTCCTCAGCCGCTCGGGCGCCTACTGA
- a CDS encoding oligosaccharide flippase family protein, with product MHSAPPPPTGSARDRAGLRGLARGGALSLAGAGVSAVTGVLVVLVITRTLPQATAGIFFTLTSVFLIAEMVARLGTGTGLVYAISRAHGLGTAARVPGFLWVALTPVVALSLVLAGALLLAAEPLARLFTDDAVGSTATALRVLAVLLPLTTVSDTLVAATRGHGPILPTVVVDKVGRPVVQLAAVAAVAAGGSVVAVTAAWAAPWVLSALVAGWWLARLQRAHTTPRTGPRVRPGTWREFWSFTGPRAVTSVVQLALQRLDIVLLTLLAGPVPAAVYTAATRFLVVGQFINQALAGVVEPRLSRLLAVGDRAAGNTVYRTATGWLVLLCWPFYLLVMTYADGLLDWFGAGYDAGVTVVLVLAATMLVATSIGMVDVVLLMGGRSRWNLGNALLALTVNVVVDLLLIPPLGLLGAAIGWAAAIGVNNFLPLAQVWRSLRMHPFGAGTGTAVALSLGCFAVLPLLVRLAAGDGLLPAVAATGLGVVLYAAGCWRLRAVLALDSLRALPRATSRRSSDAAFDGVPPVR from the coding sequence GTGCACAGCGCTCCCCCGCCCCCGACCGGCTCGGCCCGGGACCGGGCCGGCCTGCGCGGGCTCGCCCGCGGGGGTGCGCTGAGCCTGGCGGGCGCGGGCGTCTCCGCCGTCACCGGGGTGCTCGTCGTCCTGGTGATCACCCGGACGCTGCCACAGGCCACCGCCGGGATCTTCTTCACCCTGACGTCGGTCTTCCTGATCGCCGAGATGGTCGCCCGGCTGGGCACCGGCACGGGGCTGGTCTACGCCATCTCCCGTGCCCACGGCCTGGGCACGGCGGCCCGCGTGCCGGGCTTCCTGTGGGTGGCCCTGACCCCGGTCGTCGCCCTCTCGCTCGTGCTGGCCGGCGCCCTGCTGCTCGCCGCGGAGCCGCTCGCCCGGCTGTTCACCGACGACGCCGTGGGCAGCACCGCCACCGCGCTGCGGGTGCTGGCGGTGCTGCTGCCGCTGACCACCGTCTCGGACACGCTGGTCGCCGCCACCCGCGGGCACGGGCCGATCCTCCCCACGGTCGTCGTCGACAAGGTCGGGCGCCCGGTGGTCCAGCTCGCCGCCGTGGCGGCGGTGGCGGCCGGCGGCTCGGTCGTCGCGGTCACCGCCGCGTGGGCCGCGCCCTGGGTGCTGTCCGCCCTCGTCGCCGGCTGGTGGCTGGCCCGGCTGCAGCGGGCGCACACCACCCCGCGGACCGGCCCCCGGGTGCGCCCGGGAACGTGGCGGGAGTTCTGGTCCTTCACCGGGCCGCGCGCGGTCACCAGCGTCGTCCAGCTCGCCCTTCAGCGGCTGGACATCGTGCTGCTCACGCTGCTCGCCGGACCGGTTCCGGCCGCGGTCTACACCGCGGCCACCCGCTTCCTGGTGGTCGGGCAGTTCATCAACCAGGCGCTGGCCGGCGTGGTGGAACCGCGGCTGAGCCGGCTGCTCGCCGTCGGCGACCGGGCCGCCGGGAACACCGTGTACCGGACGGCCACCGGGTGGCTGGTCCTGCTCTGCTGGCCGTTCTACCTGCTCGTGATGACCTACGCCGACGGCCTGCTCGACTGGTTCGGCGCCGGCTACGACGCCGGGGTGACCGTCGTGCTGGTCTTGGCCGCCACCATGCTGGTCGCCACGTCGATCGGCATGGTCGACGTCGTGCTGCTGATGGGCGGCCGGTCCCGGTGGAACCTGGGCAACGCGCTGCTCGCCCTCACCGTCAACGTCGTCGTCGACCTGCTGCTCATCCCCCCGTTGGGCCTGCTGGGCGCGGCCATCGGCTGGGCCGCGGCGATCGGCGTCAACAACTTCCTGCCGCTGGCGCAGGTGTGGCGCTCGCTGCGCATGCACCCGTTCGGCGCCGGCACCGGGACGGCGGTGGCGCTGTCGCTGGGCTGCTTCGCCGTCCTCCCGCTGCTGGTCCGGCTGGCCGCCGGCGACGGCCTCCTGCCCGCCGTGGCCGCGACCGGCCTCGGCGTCGTCCTGTACGCCGCCGGCTGCTGGCGGCTGCGCGCCGTGCTGGCGCTGGACAGCCTCCGCGCCCTGCCCCGGGCGACATCCCGACGTTCCTCCGATGCCGCGTTCGACGGCGTTCCTCCGGTGAGGTGA
- a CDS encoding WecB/TagA/CpsF family glycosyltransferase encodes MTATESERRVEVGGLPIDVLTEEQVVERVRAALVLGHGGWIATPNVDHLRRASRDPRLASLIGSADISVADGAPVVWAARLAGRPLPTRVTGADLLWSLSAAAAQDGHSVFLLGGEPGVPDRAAEALRAAYPRLKVVGACSPPFGFEHDPEELGKCREMLLSAQPDIVFVGLGFPKQEHLIDAFTSLLPSAWWLGCGAALPFAAGELRRAPRWMGSAGLEWLYRLAHEPRRLFRRYLVEDAPYALVLLSWALGTRVRAVRQH; translated from the coding sequence ATGACAGCGACGGAGAGTGAGCGGCGAGTCGAGGTCGGTGGCCTCCCGATCGACGTCCTCACCGAGGAGCAGGTCGTCGAGCGCGTGCGCGCGGCGCTCGTCCTCGGGCACGGCGGCTGGATCGCCACGCCCAACGTCGACCACCTCCGTCGTGCCTCGCGCGATCCGCGTCTCGCCTCGCTCATCGGCTCCGCGGACATCAGCGTCGCCGACGGTGCCCCGGTGGTCTGGGCCGCCCGGCTGGCCGGCCGCCCGCTGCCCACCCGGGTCACCGGCGCCGACCTGCTCTGGTCGCTCAGCGCCGCGGCGGCGCAGGACGGCCACAGCGTCTTCCTGCTCGGCGGCGAGCCCGGTGTCCCCGACCGGGCGGCCGAGGCGCTCCGGGCGGCCTACCCCCGGTTGAAGGTCGTCGGCGCATGCTCCCCGCCGTTCGGGTTCGAGCACGATCCCGAGGAGCTCGGGAAGTGCCGCGAGATGCTGCTCTCGGCCCAGCCGGACATCGTCTTCGTGGGGCTCGGCTTCCCCAAGCAGGAGCACCTCATCGACGCCTTCACCTCGCTGCTGCCCTCGGCCTGGTGGCTCGGGTGCGGCGCGGCGCTGCCCTTCGCCGCCGGCGAGCTCAGGCGGGCACCCCGGTGGATGGGGTCGGCGGGCCTGGAGTGGCTCTACCGCCTGGCGCACGAACCACGGCGGCTCTTCCGCCGGTACCTCGTGGAGGACGCCCCCTACGCCCTGGTGCTGCTCAGCTGGGCGCTCGGCACCCGGGTGCGCGCTGTCCGCCAGCACTGA